Genomic window (Alligator mississippiensis isolate rAllMis1 chromosome 7, rAllMis1, whole genome shotgun sequence):
cCTTCATGCcattccccccccaccagctAAATATAGCCAATCTGGGACTTTGGCCAGGGGGCCTGTGATGGGGGTGGGTGTTTCCCCCACCTGTCACTCTCCTAATTGGCTGGGGGGggtcatgtggcaggggctgggcccaatgACCCAGCAGAGGACAGCCGGGAGTGATGGCGCCGTGGGGGAGAgtggccctgatcctggctccAGGCCGGGGCttcgccactgctgctgcccatggaggAGGTGCAGGtactgcagggcagggaaaatTCTGGCCTGATCCACAGGCCACAGCCCCACTTTCTACCCTGTTATACTCGGCTGGGTCCACCCCGGAGCTGGTTGCATCGTGGCTCTCAAGGACTCTGTGTGtgggactggggggtgggggatttcCCTTCTGGGAGTCCCGATCCTGGGCCTTGGCACCCAACCAGGGCAAAGGCCTAAATACTGCCATTTCCAGGCCAGCTGGAAGTGGGTGGTAGGGGGCAGCGGGCATCTTGGGGACCCTCCAGGGGGCCCtgggcgggggtgggagggggtacCAGCAGGTAAAGGTGCATATTGTACATGAGTAAATATGGGAGCTCTCTTTTCCCCACACACATATCCCCCCAGGATAGGCCTGGAGTGGCACCAGGGAGGtacaagggggcagggggcagtttgGGGAcccctggggtgggcaggaaagggGGGGATACCAGCGGGGAAAGGTGCATATTTTAcacaagtaaatacagtagcttCCTTTTCCCCACACACATATATCCGTCCAAGACAGGCTTGGGGTGGCACCAGGGGAgtacaagggggtggggggggcaactTGGGGACCCTCCAAAGGACAGTGGGGGGGACAGAAGACAGGTGCCAGCAGAGAAAAGCGCATATTGTACATGAGTAAATGTGGTAGCTCCTTTTCCCCCTGCACAGAGCaccccagggcaggctgggaaTGGCCCCAGGGGGATATGAGAGGGCAGCTTGGGGACCCTCCAGGGGccactgtggggggcaggagaggaggtgcCAGCAAGGAGCAGCGCATATCTTacacaagtaaatatggtagctccCTTTATCCATCCACAAAGTGTCCCAGGGCAAGCCAGGGCGGGTCCTGGGTGGGGCCTAAGGTGTTGGGGACCCTCCTGGGGGGTGTCCTAGATACAATGGCACCCTCTTGAGGCTCCGCCCCTACACCGGTGCCTGCAGGCCAGACGTGGCGGATGCTGTCCTTTTTCGTGGCACTGCCCGGCGTGGCCGTGTGCATGCTCAATGCCTGGCTGAAGAAGCAGCACCACCCCCATGAGCCCCCCACCTTCGTGCCCTACTCTCACCTGCGCATCCGCACCAAGGTacccaggggcagagccaggggaccTGGGAACAGGGCACAGGTGGGGCCCGAGGAGGGACAGGGGAGTGAAGCtgtgggggcagagctgcaaggAGATGGGGTAAGGGGTGGGGCCCGGCCAGGAAGAGATGGGCTGAGGGGAGGAGTCAGAGATAGGATGGGGCAGAGTTAGGGGATGTGGGAGGAGAAGAGGGTGGAGGAGCTGGGTGGTGGGGCCTGAGCAAGGAGGGGGTGGAGTCAGGGGAGATGGTAGAAAGGGGTGGAGCCTGGGTAGGGAGGGGACAGAACCACAAGATGAGATGGCGACAAGAGCGGGACAGAGGAGCTGGAGGCGGAGCCAGAGGGAGGCAGGCCCTGAGCAGGGTGAGAGCGGAGCCAAGGAGAGAtgagctgcagggcagagctAGGGATAGGAGAGGAACATGGGAgctgaaagggagcagagggcctgggggtggggcttgggcagggagggggcagggggcagagcttGGGATAGGTGGGGGCGGAGCCACAAGATGGGCTTCAAGGATAGGAAGGGGCGCAGCCAGGGGatgagggggcagaggggtggagtcagcagtgacaggcaggggggcataGCCTTGGAGGGTGGAGCCTGGCATAggagtgggtggagccaggggtTATGGGAGCAGAGGAGATGGGccggggaggaagggggaggcatGGATAGTATTTCAGGAAGGGGGCAGCGCCGGCTAGGCCTGACCCCACTCCCTGTCTCTGTCCCCACCCCGCAGCCCTTCCCATGGGGCGACGGGAACCACACGCTGATCCACAACCCCCACGTCAACCCCCTGCCCACGGGCTATGAGGTGCCCGCTGGGGGGCACCACTGAACTGCCTGCCGGCACCACCGAGGGCTCCACtgacctgctgctccaccccGGGATGCCGacttgctccagctccagctccagctccagctgccaccacccggggACACTGACTTGCTCCAGCTCCTACTGTCACCACCCAGGGACACCGCCAGCCGCACAATAGAGCTGCTGTGATTCAGCCAGGGGTCCATCTTTATTGGATGAgggcctgggggggtggggtataCTCTTGGACGCCTGGGTGCCCTGACTGAGGTGGAGGGagatggcagggggaggagggaagggagagagacacacacacacacacacctgaacacacagaacccaggtatccAAGGTGGGGGTCAGACCTACtgttggggggcactgggggtgggaccAGGGGcggagccaggggtgggggcggAGCCTTCACCCTCCTTGGCTATCTCCATCATCTCCTTGTACTGGCGGCGGAAGAAGCCaaactgggggagaaggggacagaGGGGAAATGTGAGACACCCTCATAGCCCTGCCCCCAACCAGGTCCTGCCCCCTAGATGGGCCCAAGAGACTCCATCCCCCAGCTAGGCCCCACCTCCTAGTGGTGCCCACCTCCCCATCACCCTCCCAGAGCTACACTGCTGTAGCCCAGCCCTGTCTCCCACACAAGCCATGCCTCTTTTCCCTAAGCTCCACCCCACTTAGAAAACCCCCTTCTCATTAAAGCTCCACCCCCAAGACCAGCCCTATTCCAGCAAGTCCTGCCCCTGGAAGAGCCCTGCCCACCGGggcccagcctctccccacacccccgtcccagaccagccccctgccaaaGCTCTGCCCCTTCCAGTAGGCTCCACTCCCCTTGAGTTCTACCCATGCACTTAGGTCCCGCCCCAACTACAACTTGGGCTCCGCCTCCAGGGGAAAATTCAGTTGTGCTCCAATCTCCACCAGGCCCTGTCCCCTCGTCTTACCCCTAAAATGACCCCTGCCTCCAACATTGCCCCCCCATGATAGCTCAACCCCACTGGCATAGCCCCGCCTCCTGCCCTCACCTTGTAGAGGGCAGCAGTGATGAGAGCCAATAGAAGGAGGCCCCCGATGGAGCTGCCCACAACGATGGGCACGTAGTTGTAGATGTGGACACGCTCCAGCACCGTCTGCACCTGGGGGACCAGGACATCCGGGGGGGTCAGGATCAGGGACCTAGccctccgcccccacccccctttcccaaagaacccaggtgtccaggctcccagaatcccctgctgcctccctccaccccccagagaacccaggtgtatGGGCTCCCAgagtcccctgctccctccttccacCCTGCAAGAGAACCCAGGTGCCTGGGCAACCAGaatcccctgctcccaccctcctctcCGCACCCCCAACCgagagaacccaggcacccgGGGCCCCTACCTGGTGCCGCACCGTCCCCTGCTGGTGGAAACGCCCCGGGTCTGCGCCCACCTCGGCCGTGCTCACCAGCGTCACCTTGTCCCGCCCCGTCTACCGAATGCATGTGTTAGCCTcagccctgcttcctgctgctgctgggggctgggcctgTGCCCCTCATTTGCATGGGGCTTCTTGGAGCCAGAACCCGCCCCCACCACATGAGAGGAGTGAGGGGTCCCAGGACAGTGATTGGCTGGAATTTGTTGGGTGCCCTGGGTCACCATTGCAAGGCCTGGGTTGGAGTCAGGGG
Coding sequences:
- the LOC102566346 gene encoding cytochrome c oxidase subunit 6A2, mitochondrial; its protein translation is MAPWGRVALILAPGRGFATAAAHGGGAGQTWRMLSFFVALPGVAVCMLNAWLKKQHHPHEPPTFVPYSHLRIRTKPFPWGDGNHTLIHNPHVNPLPTGYEVPAGGHH